The following proteins come from a genomic window of Physeter macrocephalus isolate SW-GA unplaced genomic scaffold, ASM283717v5 random_631, whole genome shotgun sequence:
- the SLC25A33 gene encoding solute carrier family 25 member 33: MNPIWMVKTRMQLERKVRGSKQMNTLQCARYVYQTEGIRGFYRGLTASYAGISETIICFAIYENLKKYLKEAPLASSTNGTEKNSTNFFGLMAAAALSKGCASCVAYPHEVIRTRLREEGTKYKSFVQTARLVFREEGYLAFYRGLFAQLIRQIPNTAIVLSTYELIVYLLEDHAQ; the protein is encoded by the exons ATGAATCCTATATGGATGGTTAAAACCCGGATGCAGCTAGAACGGAA AGTGAGAGGCTCCAAGCAGATGAACACGCTCCAGTGTGCTCGCTATGTTTACCAGACGGAAGGCATTCGTGGTTTCTACAGGGGACTAACAGCCTCGTACGCTGGAATTTCAGAAACCATCATCTGTTTTgctatttatgaaaatttaaagaagTATCTGAAAGAAGCTCCCTTAGCCTCTTCTACAAATGGGACTGAGAAAAACTCCACAAATTTTTTTGGACTTATGGCAGCTGCTGCTCTTTCCAAGGGGTGTGCTTCCTGTGTCGCTTACCCCCATG AAGTCATAAGGACACGGCTCCGGGAGGAGGGCAccaagtacaagtcttttgtccagACTGCTCGGCTGGTCTTCCGGGAAGAAGGCTACCTGGCCTTTTATAGAGGACTCTTTGCCCAGCTCATCCGGCAGATACCAAATACTGCCATTGTGTTGTCTACCTATGAGTTAATTGTGTACCTGTTAGAAGACCATGCTCAGTAA
- the TMEM201 gene encoding transmembrane protein 201 isoform X1 — protein sequence MEGMSALLARYPTAGLAGGLGVTACAAAGVLLYRIARRPHHDREPRCPVLLFRGLALGFSDAEDARSLVVRSEGLGLNWSCSCLGMKPTHTVVNCWFCNQDTVVPYGNRNCWDCPHCEQYNGFQENGDYNKPIPAQYLEHLNHVVSGAPGPRAPMQPPQWVSSQVLLCRRCSHHQTTKIKQLAAFSPRDEGRYDEEIEAYRHHLEQTYKLCRPCQAAVEHYIKHQNRQLRALLLSHQFRRREADQSHTQSFCSSVVKAPLQVIVLRALAFLACAFLLTTALYGTSNPFAPGAPLTPALPPGSNGSAPPDNSTAPGAEGWRQLLGLLPKHAAEKLHEAWAFGQSHQMGVVGLGLLTCLLAMLLAGRIRLRRIDAFSAGLWALLLALHLAEQYLQAASPSWLDTLKFSTTSLCCLVGFTAAVATRKATGPRRFRPRRYFPGDCAGLFPASPSLTVPCPSIAGPSPALFMPAPPGFLPLANQQLFRSPRRASPSSLPGRLSRALSLGTIPSLTRADSGYLFSGSRPPSQASRPREVPVSDYFSLLSGSCPSSPVPSPAPSVAGSVASSSGSLRHRRPLISPARLNLKGQKLLLFPSPPGEAPNTPSSSDEHSPRNGSLFTVEPPPVPQRQPARDTKHTVDMKSAPERGSTCSSRSIKKEDDSSQSSSCVVDTTTRGCAEEATPWRGRLGPSLIRGLLAVSLTVNALFTSAYLYQSLR from the exons ATGGAGGGAATGAGCGCGCTGCTGGCCCGCTACCCAACGGCCGGCCTGGCCGGCGGCCTGGGAGTCACGGCGTGCGCCGCCGCCGGCGTGCTGCTCTACCGGATCGCCCGGAG GCCACACCATGACCGCGAGCCGCGCTGCCCAGTGCTGCTGTTTCGGGGCCTCGCCCTCGGATTCAGTGATGCTGAAGACGCGCGGTCCCTTGTCGTTCGTTCCGAGGGCCTCGGCCTGAACTGGAGCTGCAGCTGCTTGGG GATGAAGCCGACACACACCGTCGTCAACTGCTGGTTCTGCAACCAGGACACGGTGGTGCCCTATGGGAACCGCAACTGCTGGGACTGCCCCCACTGCGAGCAGTACAACGGCTTCCAGGAG AACGGCGACTACAACAAGCCGATCCCCGCCCAGTACCTGGAGCACCTGAACCACGTGGTGAGCGGCGCGCCCGGCCCCCGGGCCCCCATGCAGCCCCCGCAGTGGGTGAGCAGCCAGGTGCTGCTGTGCCGGCGGTGCAGTCACCACCAGACCACCAAGATCAAGCAGCTGGCCGCCTTCTCGCCACGCGATGAG GGCAGATACGACGAGGAGATCGAGGCGTACCGTCACCACCTGGAGCAGACGTACAAGCTGTGCCGGCCGTGCCAGGCGGCCGTCGAGCACTACATCAAGCACCAGAACCGCCAGCTGCGCGCCCTGCTGCTCAGCCACCAGTTCAGGCGCCGGGAGGCCGACCAGAGCCACACGCAG agcTTCTGCTCGTCCGTGGTGAAGGCCCCGCTCCAGGTCATCGTGCTCCGAGCCCTCGCCTTCCTGGCCTGCGCCTTTCTGCTGACCACCGCGCTGTATGGCACCAGCAACCCCTTTGCCCCGGGGGCGCCCCTGACCCCGGCCCTGCCACCTGGTAGCAATGGCTCGGCCCCGCCTGACAACAGCACAGCCCCTGGGGCCGAGGGCTGGCGGCAGCTGCTGGGCCTGCTGCCCAAGCACGCGGCAGAGAAGCTGCACGAGGCCTGGGCCTTCGGGCAGAGCCACCAGATGGGCGTCGTGGGGCTGGGCCTGCTCACCTGCCTGCTGGCCATGCTGCTGGCCGGCCGCATCAG GCTCCGGAGGATCGACGCCTTCTCCGCCGGCCTGTGGGCCCTGCTGCTGGCGCTGCACCTGGCCGAGCAGTACCTGCAGGCGGCCTCGCCCAGCTGGCTGGACACGCTCAAGTTCAGCACCACGTCCCTGTGCTGCCTGGTGGGCTTCACCGCAGCCGTGGCCACGAGGAAGGCGACGGGCCCACGGAGGTTCCGGCCCCGAAG GTACTTCCCGGGAGACTGTGCCGGCCTCTTCCCCGCCAGCCCCAGCCTGACCGTCCCCTGCCCGAGCATCGCAGGCCCCTCGCCGGCTCTGTTCATGCCCGCCCCGCCCGGCTTCCTGCCACTTGCCAACCAGCAGCTGTTCCGGTCTCCCCGCCGGGCCTCGCCCTCCTCGCTGCCCGGCCGCCTCAGCCGGGCCCTCTCGCTGGGAACCATCCCCTCTCTGACGCGAGCAG aCTCAGGGTATCTGTTCAGCGGGAGCCGCCCGCCATCTCAGGCGTCCCGACCCAGAGAGGTTCCGGTTTCAG ATTACTTCTCTCTGCTGTCGGggagctgcccctcctccccggTCCCTTCCCCAGCGCCCTCCGTGGCCGGCTCAGTGGCCTCCAGCTCTGGCTCTCTGCGCCACCGCAGGCCCCTCATCAGCCCTGCCCGGCTCAACCTGAAGGGGCAGAAGCTGCTGCTGTTCCCGTCGCCCCCTGGGGAGGCCCCTAACACCCCCAGCAGCTCCGACGAACACTCGCCCCGCAATGGCAGCCTCTTCACCGTCGAGCCGCCCCCCGTCCCACAGAGGCAGCCAGCGCGGGACACGAAGCACACCGTGG ACATGAAGTCAGCGCCGGAGAGAGGCAGCACCTGCAGCAGCCGCTCCATCAAGAAAGAGGACGACTCGTCCCAGTCCTCCTCCTGTGTGGTGGACACCACCACCAGGGGGTGCGCGGAGGAGGCCACCCCCTGGCGAG GTCGTTTAGGCCCCTCCCTGATCCGGGGCCTGCTGGCCGTGAGCTTGACCGTCAACGCCCTCTTCACCTCGGCCTACCTGTACCAGAGCCTGCGCTGA
- the TMEM201 gene encoding transmembrane protein 201 isoform X2: MEGMSALLARYPTAGLAGGLGVTACAAAGVLLYRIARRMKPTHTVVNCWFCNQDTVVPYGNRNCWDCPHCEQYNGFQENGDYNKPIPAQYLEHLNHVVSGAPGPRAPMQPPQWVSSQVLLCRRCSHHQTTKIKQLAAFSPRDEGRYDEEIEAYRHHLEQTYKLCRPCQAAVEHYIKHQNRQLRALLLSHQFRRREADQSHTQSFCSSVVKAPLQVIVLRALAFLACAFLLTTALYGTSNPFAPGAPLTPALPPGSNGSAPPDNSTAPGAEGWRQLLGLLPKHAAEKLHEAWAFGQSHQMGVVGLGLLTCLLAMLLAGRIRLRRIDAFSAGLWALLLALHLAEQYLQAASPSWLDTLKFSTTSLCCLVGFTAAVATRKATGPRRFRPRRYFPGDCAGLFPASPSLTVPCPSIAGPSPALFMPAPPGFLPLANQQLFRSPRRASPSSLPGRLSRALSLGTIPSLTRADSGYLFSGSRPPSQASRPREVPVSDYFSLLSGSCPSSPVPSPAPSVAGSVASSSGSLRHRRPLISPARLNLKGQKLLLFPSPPGEAPNTPSSSDEHSPRNGSLFTVEPPPVPQRQPARDTKHTVDMKSAPERGSTCSSRSIKKEDDSSQSSSCVVDTTTRGCAEEATPWRGRLGPSLIRGLLAVSLTVNALFTSAYLYQSLR, from the exons ATGGAGGGAATGAGCGCGCTGCTGGCCCGCTACCCAACGGCCGGCCTGGCCGGCGGCCTGGGAGTCACGGCGTGCGCCGCCGCCGGCGTGCTGCTCTACCGGATCGCCCGGAG GATGAAGCCGACACACACCGTCGTCAACTGCTGGTTCTGCAACCAGGACACGGTGGTGCCCTATGGGAACCGCAACTGCTGGGACTGCCCCCACTGCGAGCAGTACAACGGCTTCCAGGAG AACGGCGACTACAACAAGCCGATCCCCGCCCAGTACCTGGAGCACCTGAACCACGTGGTGAGCGGCGCGCCCGGCCCCCGGGCCCCCATGCAGCCCCCGCAGTGGGTGAGCAGCCAGGTGCTGCTGTGCCGGCGGTGCAGTCACCACCAGACCACCAAGATCAAGCAGCTGGCCGCCTTCTCGCCACGCGATGAG GGCAGATACGACGAGGAGATCGAGGCGTACCGTCACCACCTGGAGCAGACGTACAAGCTGTGCCGGCCGTGCCAGGCGGCCGTCGAGCACTACATCAAGCACCAGAACCGCCAGCTGCGCGCCCTGCTGCTCAGCCACCAGTTCAGGCGCCGGGAGGCCGACCAGAGCCACACGCAG agcTTCTGCTCGTCCGTGGTGAAGGCCCCGCTCCAGGTCATCGTGCTCCGAGCCCTCGCCTTCCTGGCCTGCGCCTTTCTGCTGACCACCGCGCTGTATGGCACCAGCAACCCCTTTGCCCCGGGGGCGCCCCTGACCCCGGCCCTGCCACCTGGTAGCAATGGCTCGGCCCCGCCTGACAACAGCACAGCCCCTGGGGCCGAGGGCTGGCGGCAGCTGCTGGGCCTGCTGCCCAAGCACGCGGCAGAGAAGCTGCACGAGGCCTGGGCCTTCGGGCAGAGCCACCAGATGGGCGTCGTGGGGCTGGGCCTGCTCACCTGCCTGCTGGCCATGCTGCTGGCCGGCCGCATCAG GCTCCGGAGGATCGACGCCTTCTCCGCCGGCCTGTGGGCCCTGCTGCTGGCGCTGCACCTGGCCGAGCAGTACCTGCAGGCGGCCTCGCCCAGCTGGCTGGACACGCTCAAGTTCAGCACCACGTCCCTGTGCTGCCTGGTGGGCTTCACCGCAGCCGTGGCCACGAGGAAGGCGACGGGCCCACGGAGGTTCCGGCCCCGAAG GTACTTCCCGGGAGACTGTGCCGGCCTCTTCCCCGCCAGCCCCAGCCTGACCGTCCCCTGCCCGAGCATCGCAGGCCCCTCGCCGGCTCTGTTCATGCCCGCCCCGCCCGGCTTCCTGCCACTTGCCAACCAGCAGCTGTTCCGGTCTCCCCGCCGGGCCTCGCCCTCCTCGCTGCCCGGCCGCCTCAGCCGGGCCCTCTCGCTGGGAACCATCCCCTCTCTGACGCGAGCAG aCTCAGGGTATCTGTTCAGCGGGAGCCGCCCGCCATCTCAGGCGTCCCGACCCAGAGAGGTTCCGGTTTCAG ATTACTTCTCTCTGCTGTCGGggagctgcccctcctccccggTCCCTTCCCCAGCGCCCTCCGTGGCCGGCTCAGTGGCCTCCAGCTCTGGCTCTCTGCGCCACCGCAGGCCCCTCATCAGCCCTGCCCGGCTCAACCTGAAGGGGCAGAAGCTGCTGCTGTTCCCGTCGCCCCCTGGGGAGGCCCCTAACACCCCCAGCAGCTCCGACGAACACTCGCCCCGCAATGGCAGCCTCTTCACCGTCGAGCCGCCCCCCGTCCCACAGAGGCAGCCAGCGCGGGACACGAAGCACACCGTGG ACATGAAGTCAGCGCCGGAGAGAGGCAGCACCTGCAGCAGCCGCTCCATCAAGAAAGAGGACGACTCGTCCCAGTCCTCCTCCTGTGTGGTGGACACCACCACCAGGGGGTGCGCGGAGGAGGCCACCCCCTGGCGAG GTCGTTTAGGCCCCTCCCTGATCCGGGGCCTGCTGGCCGTGAGCTTGACCGTCAACGCCCTCTTCACCTCGGCCTACCTGTACCAGAGCCTGCGCTGA
- the TMEM201 gene encoding transmembrane protein 201 isoform X3 yields MEGMSALLARYPTAGLAGGLGVTACAAAGVLLYRIARRPHHDREPRCPVLLFRGLALGFSDAEDARSLVVRSEGLGLNWSCSCLGMKPTHTVVNCWFCNQDTVVPYGNRNCWDCPHCEQYNGFQENGDYNKPIPAQYLEHLNHVVSGAPGPRAPMQPPQWVSSQVLLCRRCSHHQTTKIKQLAAFSPRDEGRYDEEIEAYRHHLEQTYKLCRPCQAAVEHYIKHQNRQLRALLLSHQFRRREADQSHTQSFCSSVVKAPLQVIVLRALAFLACAFLLTTALYGTSNPFAPGAPLTPALPPGSNGSAPPDNSTAPGAEGWRQLLGLLPKHAAEKLHEAWAFGQSHQMGVVGLGLLTCLLAMLLAGRIRLRRIDAFSAGLWALLLALHLAEQYLQAASPSWLDTLKFSTTSLCCLVGFTAAVATRKATGPRRFRPRRYFPGDCAGLFPASPSLTVPCPSIAGPSPALFMPAPPGFLPLANQQLFRSPRRASPSSLPGRLSRALSLGTIPSLTRADSGYLFSGSRPPSQASRPREVPVSGEEDRMPRGVTGMPPQAGQRVGRRFQSVCRAGQQPH; encoded by the exons ATGGAGGGAATGAGCGCGCTGCTGGCCCGCTACCCAACGGCCGGCCTGGCCGGCGGCCTGGGAGTCACGGCGTGCGCCGCCGCCGGCGTGCTGCTCTACCGGATCGCCCGGAG GCCACACCATGACCGCGAGCCGCGCTGCCCAGTGCTGCTGTTTCGGGGCCTCGCCCTCGGATTCAGTGATGCTGAAGACGCGCGGTCCCTTGTCGTTCGTTCCGAGGGCCTCGGCCTGAACTGGAGCTGCAGCTGCTTGGG GATGAAGCCGACACACACCGTCGTCAACTGCTGGTTCTGCAACCAGGACACGGTGGTGCCCTATGGGAACCGCAACTGCTGGGACTGCCCCCACTGCGAGCAGTACAACGGCTTCCAGGAG AACGGCGACTACAACAAGCCGATCCCCGCCCAGTACCTGGAGCACCTGAACCACGTGGTGAGCGGCGCGCCCGGCCCCCGGGCCCCCATGCAGCCCCCGCAGTGGGTGAGCAGCCAGGTGCTGCTGTGCCGGCGGTGCAGTCACCACCAGACCACCAAGATCAAGCAGCTGGCCGCCTTCTCGCCACGCGATGAG GGCAGATACGACGAGGAGATCGAGGCGTACCGTCACCACCTGGAGCAGACGTACAAGCTGTGCCGGCCGTGCCAGGCGGCCGTCGAGCACTACATCAAGCACCAGAACCGCCAGCTGCGCGCCCTGCTGCTCAGCCACCAGTTCAGGCGCCGGGAGGCCGACCAGAGCCACACGCAG agcTTCTGCTCGTCCGTGGTGAAGGCCCCGCTCCAGGTCATCGTGCTCCGAGCCCTCGCCTTCCTGGCCTGCGCCTTTCTGCTGACCACCGCGCTGTATGGCACCAGCAACCCCTTTGCCCCGGGGGCGCCCCTGACCCCGGCCCTGCCACCTGGTAGCAATGGCTCGGCCCCGCCTGACAACAGCACAGCCCCTGGGGCCGAGGGCTGGCGGCAGCTGCTGGGCCTGCTGCCCAAGCACGCGGCAGAGAAGCTGCACGAGGCCTGGGCCTTCGGGCAGAGCCACCAGATGGGCGTCGTGGGGCTGGGCCTGCTCACCTGCCTGCTGGCCATGCTGCTGGCCGGCCGCATCAG GCTCCGGAGGATCGACGCCTTCTCCGCCGGCCTGTGGGCCCTGCTGCTGGCGCTGCACCTGGCCGAGCAGTACCTGCAGGCGGCCTCGCCCAGCTGGCTGGACACGCTCAAGTTCAGCACCACGTCCCTGTGCTGCCTGGTGGGCTTCACCGCAGCCGTGGCCACGAGGAAGGCGACGGGCCCACGGAGGTTCCGGCCCCGAAG GTACTTCCCGGGAGACTGTGCCGGCCTCTTCCCCGCCAGCCCCAGCCTGACCGTCCCCTGCCCGAGCATCGCAGGCCCCTCGCCGGCTCTGTTCATGCCCGCCCCGCCCGGCTTCCTGCCACTTGCCAACCAGCAGCTGTTCCGGTCTCCCCGCCGGGCCTCGCCCTCCTCGCTGCCCGGCCGCCTCAGCCGGGCCCTCTCGCTGGGAACCATCCCCTCTCTGACGCGAGCAG aCTCAGGGTATCTGTTCAGCGGGAGCCGCCCGCCATCTCAGGCGTCCCGACCCAGAGAGGTTCCGGTTTCAGGTGAGGAGGACAGGATGCCGAGAGGAGTGACCGGGATGCCGCCTCAGGCGGGGCAGCGTGTGGGCCGGCGTTTCCAGAGCGTGTGCAGGGCGGGACAGCAGCCGCATTAA